Genomic segment of Oncorhynchus tshawytscha isolate Ot180627B linkage group LG28, Otsh_v2.0, whole genome shotgun sequence:
ctggaaaaaagcttgtccggagaagacaaggtgagcgctaccatcagtactgtgtcatgccaacagtaaagcatcctgaggccattcatgtgtgggcttgcttctcagccaagggagtggggtcactcacaattttgcctaagaacacagccatgaataaagaatggtaccagcaCATCCTCCGAGAGTAACTTCTCCCAACcttccaggaacagtttggtgacgaacaatgtattttccagcatgatggagcaccttgccataaggcaaaagtgataactaagtggctcggggaacaaaacatcgataatTTGGGTGCattgccaggaaactccccagaccttaatcccattgagaacttgtggtcaatcatcaagaggcgggtggacaaacaaaaccccacaaattcggacaaactccaagcattgattatgcaagaatgggctgccatcagtcaggatgtggcccagaagttagttgacagcatgccagggtggattgcagaggtcttgaaaaagaagggtcaacactgcaaatattgactctttgcatcaacttcatgtaattgtcaataaaagcctttgacacttatgaaatgcttgtaattatacttcagtattccatagtaacatttgacaaaaatatctaaagacattgaagcagcaaactttgtgtaAATTAATATTtgcgtcattctcaaaacttttggccatgactacaatctaaaccgctgtgaaatatcttttccataaccaaaaatctTGTATTTTCAGCagttttgaagctggtgtacaaaaccgaaagtaaaagacacaaaaatagAACTTATGAACGATACTCATAGAagtagcgcacatagaacagatataccgcttcttagacttgcgttaaatgagaatgacatatctataactcacatttctatgtgagaTTTGTCAGGTCGCCCagagttacatattgcagctttaagttaTTTGTCAACTCAAACCTAGTCAATAAAATATTTAAGTATAATTGACTATACATGTTCAATAAGCTTCACATGTTACATCTGGAAACTACACTTTTATTGTGTACATTGTCTAATCTGACACTACACCAGTACTGTATGAAGATGGTAATCTGAATCGAAGGTCattagatactgtagatatctaAATAGATTAGAGAAATTGATATGATTGTTAGTTTGAATGATTTACTGGTTCATTGATTTGCCAGTCAACAGAGGCGGAGATAACGGTGGAGATGTACAGAAAGAGAatgtgagagaaaaggagagactcAGGAAGTCAACAGGGGAAGTTTAGTGGTTTCTTGCGTCATTGCTTGCTGCTGCTTGGTTGTGCCTGTGCAGAGTGAAGGTAGGAACAGTCTTAACTCTCTTACTCTTTCTTATTCTTGTTTTTACCTCTAAGTCACTCCGAAACTGGACAAGAGTAGCAGTGACAGTGTGTTAGATGTGGGATGGTAGGGGTcagggggatggagaggtggggtcAGGCTCAGAGGCTTTATGTTCTACAACAAGGCCTGCAGTCACAATGTACAGTTAAATGGACTTCAGCTGTAGTAAGAGGGCCACAATTGCCACGAGAGGCCGGGAAGAGAGGGTCACAGAACAGCCAAAGACTTGGTTTGGGGTGTCAGGGTGTCCCATCAGCATAGAGAGGCTTGATTGAATTTGAAGTGTCCCCAGATCACAGCACTGAGAGGGCGACTGGGAGTATTGGAGTGAAGGGTGTGGCTTGTTTATTTTGTGAACAAAATATATTGGGGGAAAGTGAAGTGTTATGTATGCTGTAGATTGTGAGCGATGCACAGTTTGATTTTAAGTGACCACATTAAGTGTTGTGTTGGTGTATACATATGATTTTGCTGGTTTCTTACTTTACAGAGTGCCACAAACACAACGACATACCGCATGACCCAGCTGAATAGCTTAACACATCTCAGTATAGCACAGTAAAGTAATGCACTTCACCCAGTTAAACATAAACATAAAGCACAATAAAATCCAATGAAGAAAACAACACCGCCTATAATATTAACAGCACATTGTAAATGTATATGAAATCCACGTTACCATTGACCAATTCATACAGAAAATACATATATTAGACAATCACGCACACACCTAGTTGACAACAGGGCTGAACGTGAGAGGTTGAGGCAGGAGAAAAGAAGAGATGCGTAGACTCCGGAGAAAAGGAGGGAACAATGATAAGGTGTTTGGCTGTCACCTGTTGGACCACCTGGCTACAAGCTGTCAGGAGAGTAAGTCCCATGTTCCCTCAGTCTGTTCGAATATGTTGTATCTGAATAAGTTAAATATTAGCATCCTGTTGTTCATCCCTGTCAGTTCCGTAGTATTATCATCTTGTCTGCCTCTCAGTTCCTCAGGTGCTGCGAAGCTGCAGTGAATTCATTGAGAAGCATGGGGTTGTAGATGGCATCTACAGGCTATCTGGGGTGTCATCCAACACGCAGAAACTTcggtaagcgtgtgtgtgtttgtgcctcgtgtgtgtgtgtgtgtgtgtgtgtgtgtgtgtgtgtgtgaacgctcCTGCGTGCTTGCGTGAGTCCGTGCGTTTCTATGTGGTCAAGTACAGCAGTGAAATGTAATGTGTTTGTCTCCAAACAGGGGTGAGTTTGACAGTGAGGGAACCCCAGATCTCAATAAGGATGTGTACCTGCAGGACATTCACTGTGTCAGCTCTCTCTGCAAGGCCTACTTCAGAGAGTTGCCCAATCCTCTCCTCACATACCAGCTCTATGACAAATATGCTGTGAGTACCTGTCTTACTTGATAGTAATTCAGATACATGGACACCAGGGTTGCTTTCAGTTGGAGCGAAAAGGAGAAAGCATTGTGACACGGAAAATGAAGTGTTTCTATTGGACATGTTCAGGTATGTTCAAAATGTTTTCTCCCATTTCATACCCAGTGAACGGGACCCAGCATTAAAGAGATTGAACGGGACTCACTTACAAATTCGTGCCATATTGTATGAATTGGAATTCATGTCACACGAAATGCAGGAAAGATAaaagttctttttttttttaattgcaggacgtaacatatcatacgaaatgtaTGACATTGTACtaaattgttaaaacatttttgggaccTGTGTTTGGCTTGTGAGCGCtacttttactactactactactggctgACATTATACAAAACCTTTATAATGCATCTTTAAGATGGCATATGGCTTTATGTATCAACCTCACACACCACTTAACCCCAGGAAGCTGTGGCAATTCAGCTGGAGGACGAGAGGCTGGTGAAGATCAAGGACGTGCTGAAGGAATTACCCGCTCCCCATTACAGGTAAACCTCTACCTATTCAGACGTTTTTCATAGAGAAAGAGTAAATGTTTGCTATGTGTAACCGACGTGAAATGGCTAGTTAGCGGTGCATGCTAGTAGCGTTTCAATCAAAGAAGtcaccttgaagtagttgtttcctttgctctgcaaggcttttgtggagcgataggtaacgatgcttcgtgggaggcagttgttgtgTTCAGAGGGtacctggttcgagcccaggttggggcaaggagagggacggaagtagCACTGTTgcattggtgccgtgacccagATCACTCAGTTGGGATTTGCCCAGCTGATGGGGTtgctgcagaggaggaggaggtcaaaaggggagGCGAGAGTaactggtgtgaaatggctagctagttagtggtgcgCAACAGTAGCATTTCAATCAGTGAtgccactcgctctgagaccttgaagtacttgtttcccttgctctgcaagagcagTGGCTTTTGAGGAAGCATTAAGTAATGATtcttcgtgggaggcagttgttaaTGTGTTCAGAGGGTCTCTGGTTCGAGCCCAAGTTGGGGCAAGGACAGGGACGGAAGGAATACTGTTACATATGTGTAACATTGCTGGAACCATCTGTTTGTAACTAGGGGGACTGTACATTTTGCTATGTGTAGTTTTTCTTCAATAGTTTCAACTGTTTTCAAACTAACTATAGAATTAAACCACTTCCCTCTCTTTTTGTCCCTTCTCCCGCGTCCTGGTTTCTCAGAACTCTAGAGTTCCTGATGCGTCACCTTGTAAAGATGGCTTCTTATTCCTCACACACCAACATGCATGCCCGGAACCTCGCCATTGTTTGGGCTCCAAACCTTCTCAGGTGTGTGTATctacatgagagagaaagacatgaaCTAGATAGAGATAGTTTAAACAGTGTGTTTGCATTGTTCAATGTTTAACCCTCTGAGGCTGTTTGCAGGTCAAAAGACATTGAGGCGTCAGGGTTTAACGGTACTGCAGCCTTCATGGAGGTGAGGGTCCAGTCCATCGTAGTGGAATTCATCCTCACCCACGTGCCCCAGCTGTTTCCTGGTTCAGGTACATCACCTCtttcttgttctctcgctctcgctctctctgagaaTATACAGTGTactgtttccacattttttttacattacagcctaatgCTAAAATGGATGAATTAAAACAtattcctcatcagtctacacacaataccccataatgacaaagcaaaaacgttttttttagatttttttgcaaatgtatataaacaaaTAATTCtattccttatttacataagtattcagtaccctttgctatgagattagaaatggagctcaggtgcatcctgtttccattgatcaaccttgagatgtttctacaacttgattggagtccagctgtggtaaattcaattgatttgacatgatttggagcaatgatgaatggagcaaagtacagagaggtcttTGATGAAAATcagctccagagtgctcagaaccttaaactgggggcgaaggttcgccttccaacaggacaacgaccctaagcacacagccaagacaactcaggagtggcttcaggacaaatctctgaatgcccttgagtggcccaaccagagcccagacttgaacccgatcaaacatctctggagagacctgaaaatagccgtgcagctacactctccatccaacctgacagagcttgagaggatctgcagagaagaatgggagaaactccccaaatacaagtgtaccaagcttgtagcgtcatacccaataaagCTTGAggctgtaaccgctgccaaaggtgcttcaacaaagtattgagtaaaggctctgaatacttacgtaaatatgatatttcagtttcttattttttaaataattttgtaAAATAAtcaaaaaacttgtttttgttttgtcattatggggtgtgtagattgatcagcgaaaaaaaactgttttatccattttagaataaggctgtaacgtaacaaaatgtggaaaaagtcaatgggcctgaacactttccgaatgcactgtacactccCTCATAATCTCTcatatctcctctctttcttgtTCATTTCCTTATAAAGGTATTGGTCTGGAGTGTCTTAAGTCATTCCCATCTCCCTCTATACACAATCCAGAGAAACGTTTATTCCCAGCCATTCCACTCCAGTTAGGCAACATCAACCCAGGGGATGGCCCCCCGGCCATGCGCTCCTATCACGCCATCATCGACGGCACAGACAAGTAAGCAAATTAACCAAAGAacccaaaaatgtcaaatttatgACAATGTAGTAGTAGGGAGTAACAGTATAGTGGTTGAGATAGGTGGAGATTTAGTGGTCGCAATCGTAAAAGGTAGACTAGTACTAGAGGGGATAGTTCTTCTTCCATGAACAGTTCACGTGGTGAAGAAAAACTCCTGGtcccagtaacagtagtaacattCTCTACAGGAGGAAGGGATCTCTCAAGAGCAGGAAGTGGAAGTCCATCTTCAATTTAGGAGGCAGACTCCAAGACCCGAGAGGAAGGAACAAGAACTCAACCAAAGGTATGCGCCCTCTCCCATAAGAATCAGTGCCACACTGATGTTGTTATCGTTCAATACCATGCATAGCTTTGCAATGGTAATAATGATTCATTTTGAGTTGTAAAatcatctctccatttctctgtaGAAAAAGAGAGAACTGTCTTAAGGCCAGCCAAGAGCATGGATTCCCTGAGCTCAATGCCCTATTCGCATGAAGGTACACATCCTTCCTTGTTTACCCACTCCTCATCTATAGTGTATAGATATTGGTGAACATGTTTGTAGAGTAATCCATGCATGCTGCTAAAGCATACTTACATTTCTGTGTTCAGTGGTACTATAGGCTTACACTTATGACCGTTTCATCTGTAGACTAATGTGACTGTTTACCATACCTCACAGGTTCCAGACAACGAGCCCCTTCCACTGTCATATCCCCCCTGGCTCagccctctccctgtccccaagGTGGTGCGGATGGAGGGGCATCCACTAATGCTAGTGATGTGGGCAGCGGGTATGCTGTGACCTTCCGGAGGGGTCAGGGGGCTAGTGTGAGTGTAGTGAGCGGGGGCGGGGGAACCAAGGGCACATACAGTCGACTGGGCAGTAACTGTAGTGGGGGCAACAGCACTGAGGCTCTGCAACCCCCATCCAGATCCCCAGGAATCTCCAGCAAAGCGGACCGGCGGGCAGGGATACACATCTCCGGACCTTTCTCAGTCACCGTCCCCCTTCACATCACATCAGGCCTGGCCTTTGGGGTGCTGCAGGGGGGTGGTGCAGAAAGGCGAAACcatagcagaggagaggggagcggagataagggagagggtggggagggtgtgagacaggagggaggggaaggggaaaggCACATTCGAGTGGCAGTTGTGGGGGAGGACGAGACTGACGGAGTCAAGAGAAGAGATCAAGAGGTATCGGAGGAGAGGATAGATATGGATGATAAAGTTGAAGGAAAagaagacagaggaaaggaggaggaactGAATGGGGACTGTGTATCTAAGCCatcagaggagaggggtgaagagggtgagggtggaggagaggataaagTAAACCATGAAAacgatgaagaggaggatgaagagggagaacACATGGGTATGTCTGATCATTCATATATTTTAACAATCATAACACATTTGTGCAATAAAGGAAATCAAACTGTGATTGATCCTGTTTGGAGTGAGTTTTTTACACTTGTGAAAATTGAATTATTGACAATTGGCAATTAACAATCTAAATTGGATAGGACTTTTGTTTTAATCTGTCAAATCTACATATAATTGTCAGAAATCAAAGGCTCTGTGCAGACTGCCCTGGATGCCCCAAATGATGTCAGAAATGAGGCAGTTGCCACAGATGTGCCATACCCTACGACGATGGAGGAGGACGATGCACAAGTCCAGGACTGTCCACTAGACTTTCAGGATACTTTTGGATTCCTGGACCTCATGGACAGCAGTGCCTCCACCAaggtgtgtgcacgtgtgtgtgtgtgtgtttcatcatTTAGTCATGATCCTAACCTCTTTTCTCCCAGATGTTCCAGGCGTTCTCAGTAGAGCCTCATCATGTGGAAGATGAGTATGAGGACGAGGTGGAGCAGAGATCCCCTGGACTCTCACATGACAAACCAGACTCTGTCACACAGCCAcctgtagacacacagacacaaatacagACAGGCTgccaaacagagacacacacactgaggcagacACAAACTCCCACACACAGACCTCTAAGCTTTGATCAATATGGACGAGCCAACAAGTCAATGAGTCTACCTTACATATCCAGGCCCTTCCTGCCTGCTCGCTGctcttcctctgaagaagagGATAATGACGACGAAGATGCTGATTACGacagagaagatgaggaggacgATGATGACATGTTCTGTAAAAGTCTACCATCTAGTTTGGTGTTCAATAGACTGACATGGAGTGTGCCTCAGACTGACATGGAGAATGGTTTGTCCCTCCCTGCTAAGCCCTCACAACAATTGGACAGTGCTTCTGATGACAGGTCCATAGGAATTGGTCTATCACAGAGTTCTGAGGCCAGAATGCCTCCTGGGCACTTGGGCATTGATTCCCCTGATTACTGTAACTCATCAGAAGAGGTCTTGAGGCATAGCAAGGCTGAAGAAGAGAATAGACTGGAAGCAATAGACCTGTTGGAGGATACAAGGCAGGATCCAGACAACCAGGAGAAAGACCAGGCAGACACACTGACGAATACATGCACAGAAAGGTAAGCCGAGGTGGGTTAGGAAGCGAATCAAAGTCAAGAACAGTATATCAGGATAAATGTACATGATAAATGTTACCTGTCATCATAGATCTGATGTCTTACTCTTCACTTTACAGCACTGAGATACAAGAATGTTGTCACTCGGTTGAAACGAGCATGATGAAGGAAGAGGAAACACCAGGTGACATTGAGAGGGGCCTCGCTTCAGCATCCTCTTCAACTGACTGTGAGGAGGCCTCACTGCAGACCACTGCAGAGGAAGTGGACACTGGAGTTCACCTGCAGCTCAGAGACGAGGAGGACCTGAAGAGTCACTGTGGTGAAGGTGTGATTTCAGAGGGTTACAATGGCGATACCGTGAGCGAAGCCGAGAAAGAAGATTCACAAGAGCATTTACTCACTGCCTGTCGTATAGTTTCCTGTGCTGAAGAGCCAAAGAACATACTCAATGAGCGATCGGAGGTAGTTTCAGCTGGGGGCACAATGGAGCAGCCTGAAAATAGTGCTGAGAGGGATAGCGAGGGAAAGAAGGAAGAtgtagaggaagagatggaggaaagagaaGATAGAAATGGGGGAGAGTTTAACAAACAAGAAGGAGAGGTAACAAGAAttgagactgaggagagagaggtattAAAGGAGTTGGAAGAAACAGAAGGGGAGGACTTTGGGGCAAGGGAGCAAAAAGGAATGATTGAAGAAGAGGAAAGGATAGCAGGTGAGGAAGGGGAAGTAGGAGAAGAAGACATTGATGAGATAATGAGCGTATTAGCCAGGGATGACATGATGGAAAGTGGAGATAGGAAGGATAGGGAAGGGGTGACTGAGGAACGTAAAGTTATGGAGGAGGTGATAGAAaccaaagagggagagagtatcAGAGTACAGCAGAAAGAGATAGataaggaaggagagagtaggacaAGTGAAGAGATGAGTGCAAAAGAAGAGACGAAGCGAGAGGTGGAAGGAGTGGATACCATgggagagactgaggaagaggCAGCTGAAGAGGGGATGGAAAATATGTTGATTGATAATGAGGAGCATAAACAGGACCTAGAGGCACAGCATGttttagagagaagagaaagagctaTAGATCTGATGAAGGATGttgagggagatgaggagggagataaagagatggaAGTGGGAGGTGTAATCAGGGATGAAGAAGGAGATAGTATACATGTGGTCcaacaggagacagaggaacGTGAATCAACAGGGCCAAATAAGGAGAAccaagagagggagaatgaaggAGAGACAAAAGACCAACTACAGATACCAACAATAATAGAGGAAAGTGAGGAAGAACTGAAAGAGGTCCAGATTTACATCAAAGAATTGAATGAAGGACagaaggaagggagaggtagTAAAGTGGGGTCTGAAAAAGGGGTGGTGAGAGTGCTGGTGAGGTCTAAACAAAAAACACCCCCTCAAGTGTTTCAAGCAAGATCACTGCCAATGGTACCACCCAAGCCACATCACTGCCGAATAACTGCACTGAACCTCAGACAAGAGCAgcagacggagaggagagaggcagaccGAGCCAGGGGGAAGGGAAAGGTACACAGGGCTTTGGGACAGCAAGAtaaggacaaagagagaaagatggaaggaAAGCCAGAGCATGACAAAGTCTGCGAGACAGAACAACAGTGGAATGAGAAAGGGGAAGATGAAGGGAGAGGCTAAAGGGAGTGGCAGGCacagtggggaggggagaggaggagagatgtggaagagggggaatgagagacaTGATAAAAAACAGTCAAATAAGTATGTTATGATGAAGCTGTTGAAATGTAAAtcaagagagggagcgaggaagagggcagtgagagggagaaacagaaagatTGAGGATATGAAGTACAATAAAGAGATAGATGTGGACAAAGACGCCAG
This window contains:
- the LOC112226730 gene encoding uncharacterized protein LOC112226730 isoform X2, whose protein sequence is MRRLRRKGGNNDKVFGCHLLDHLATSCQEIPQVLRSCSEFIEKHGVVDGIYRLSGVSSNTQKLRGEFDSEGTPDLNKDVYLQDIHCVSSLCKAYFRELPNPLLTYQLYDKYAEAVAIQLEDERLVKIKDVLKELPAPHYRTLEFLMRHLVKMASYSSHTNMHARNLAIVWAPNLLRSKDIEASGFNGTAAFMEVRVQSIVVEFILTHVPQLFPGSEKRLFPAIPLQLGNINPGDGPPAMRSYHAIIDGTDKRKGSLKSRKWKSIFNLGGRLQDPRGRNKNSTKEKERTVLRPAKSMDSLSSMPYSHEGSRQRAPSTVISPLAQPSPCPQGGADGGASTNASDVGSGYAVTFRRGQGASVSVVSGGGGTKGTYSRLGSNCSGGNSTEALQPPSRSPGISSKADRRAGIHISGPFSVTVPLHITSGLAFGVLQGGGAERRNHSRGEGSGDKGEGGEGVRQEGGEGERHIRVAVVGEDETDGVKRRDQEVSEERIDMDDKVEGKEDRGKEEELNGDCVSKPSEERGEEGEGGGEDKVNHENDEEEDEEGEHMEIKGSVQTALDAPNDVRNEAVATDVPYPTTMEEDDAQVQDCPLDFQDTFGFLDLMDSSASTKMFQAFSVEPHHVEDEYEDEVEQRSPGLSHDKPDSVTQPPVDTQTQIQTGCQTETHTLRQTQTPTHRPLSFDQYGRANKSMSLPYISRPFLPARCSSSEEEDNDDEDADYDREDEEDDDDMFCKSLPSSLVFNRLTWSVPQTDMENGLSLPAKPSQQLDSASDDRSIGIGLSQSSEARMPPGHLGIDSPDYCNSSEEVLRHSKAEEENRLEAIDLLEDTRQDPDNQEKDQADTLTNTCTESTEIQECCHSVETSMMKEEETPGDIERGLASASSSTDCEEASLQTTAEEVDTGVHLQLRDEEDLKSHCGEGVISEGYNGDTVSEAEKEDSQEHLLTACRIVSCAEEPKNILNERSEVVSAGGTMEQPENSAERDSEGKKEDVEEEMEEREDRNGGEFNKQEGEVTRIETEEREVLKELEETEGEDFGAREQKGMIEEEERIAGEEGEVGEEDIDEIMSVLARDDMMESGDRKDREGVTEERKVMEEVIETKEGESIRVQQKEIDKEGESRTSEEMSAKEETKREVEGVDTMGETEEEAAEEGMENMLIDNEEHKQDLEAQHVLERRERAIDLMKDVEGDEEGDKEMEVGGVIRDEEGDSIHVVQQETEERESTGPNKENQERENEGETKDQLQIPTIIEESEEELKEVQIYIKELNEGQKEGRGSKVGSEKGVVRVLVRSKQKTPPQVFQARSLPMVPPKPHHCRITALNLRQEQQTERREADRARGKGKVHRALGQQDKDKERKMEGKPEHDKVCETEQQWNEKGEDEGRG
- the LOC112226730 gene encoding uncharacterized protein LOC112226730 isoform X1, with translation MRRLRRKGGNNDKVFGCHLLDHLATSCQEIPQVLRSCSEFIEKHGVVDGIYRLSGVSSNTQKLRGEFDSEGTPDLNKDVYLQDIHCVSSLCKAYFRELPNPLLTYQLYDKYAEAVAIQLEDERLVKIKDVLKELPAPHYRTLEFLMRHLVKMASYSSHTNMHARNLAIVWAPNLLRSKDIEASGFNGTAAFMEVRVQSIVVEFILTHVPQLFPGSGIGLECLKSFPSPSIHNPEKRLFPAIPLQLGNINPGDGPPAMRSYHAIIDGTDKRKGSLKSRKWKSIFNLGGRLQDPRGRNKNSTKEKERTVLRPAKSMDSLSSMPYSHEGSRQRAPSTVISPLAQPSPCPQGGADGGASTNASDVGSGYAVTFRRGQGASVSVVSGGGGTKGTYSRLGSNCSGGNSTEALQPPSRSPGISSKADRRAGIHISGPFSVTVPLHITSGLAFGVLQGGGAERRNHSRGEGSGDKGEGGEGVRQEGGEGERHIRVAVVGEDETDGVKRRDQEVSEERIDMDDKVEGKEDRGKEEELNGDCVSKPSEERGEEGEGGGEDKVNHENDEEEDEEGEHMEIKGSVQTALDAPNDVRNEAVATDVPYPTTMEEDDAQVQDCPLDFQDTFGFLDLMDSSASTKMFQAFSVEPHHVEDEYEDEVEQRSPGLSHDKPDSVTQPPVDTQTQIQTGCQTETHTLRQTQTPTHRPLSFDQYGRANKSMSLPYISRPFLPARCSSSEEEDNDDEDADYDREDEEDDDDMFCKSLPSSLVFNRLTWSVPQTDMENGLSLPAKPSQQLDSASDDRSIGIGLSQSSEARMPPGHLGIDSPDYCNSSEEVLRHSKAEEENRLEAIDLLEDTRQDPDNQEKDQADTLTNTCTESTEIQECCHSVETSMMKEEETPGDIERGLASASSSTDCEEASLQTTAEEVDTGVHLQLRDEEDLKSHCGEGVISEGYNGDTVSEAEKEDSQEHLLTACRIVSCAEEPKNILNERSEVVSAGGTMEQPENSAERDSEGKKEDVEEEMEEREDRNGGEFNKQEGEVTRIETEEREVLKELEETEGEDFGAREQKGMIEEEERIAGEEGEVGEEDIDEIMSVLARDDMMESGDRKDREGVTEERKVMEEVIETKEGESIRVQQKEIDKEGESRTSEEMSAKEETKREVEGVDTMGETEEEAAEEGMENMLIDNEEHKQDLEAQHVLERRERAIDLMKDVEGDEEGDKEMEVGGVIRDEEGDSIHVVQQETEERESTGPNKENQERENEGETKDQLQIPTIIEESEEELKEVQIYIKELNEGQKEGRGSKVGSEKGVVRVLVRSKQKTPPQVFQARSLPMVPPKPHHCRITALNLRQEQQTERREADRARGKGKVHRALGQQDKDKERKMEGKPEHDKVCETEQQWNEKGEDEGRG